Part of the Candidatus Brocadia sinica JPN1 genome, GTTCTAATCCTAAAATGGGGTTTAATTCATTAATAACCTGCATTCCCCTATCTGCCCTATAGTGATGTGATTCGTCCATCAGCAAAACCAGATCATCAAGGCTGGAAAGGTAATTGAAATAAGAATCTCCTAAATATTCTGAAAGCCTTTTTACTCGTGGAAGCTTACCGCCCTTTGTTTCGGCATTTATTTTCGAGATGTTAAAGATATTGATATGGATATCGGATACAAACATTTTTTTCTGACGTAGTACATTATAACTATAATTATCACCGGTAATAATACGAGGCTGGTTATGAACAAACTCTTCAATGCCCTGAAATACGTATTTTGGGCAATTCGGATTGGAAAAATCCTCAATAAGCTTATTATAAATGGTAATATTCGGCGCTAACACGAAATAGTGCTTTATCCCCTTTGAAAGATACGAATAGGCAACAAACGCCCCCATCAGTCGGGTCTTGCCAACCCCTGTGGCCAGCGAAAAACAGATTGACGGGAAATTTCTCTCAAAGTCAACGCAGGTAGGATAGGCGCTTTTAACTTTCTCCAATTCTTGTTGAAGGAAAGAACCCACCCCTGAATCCCCTCCCAAGAGGGGACTTTTATGCTCCCCTCTCGAGAGGGGATTGGGGGTGTGTTTTTTTAACGTTAGTTTGTCCGTCAGCTCTGCCAGTATATTCAGGCTGTCAGCCTGTGGCGGACGAAGGCTTAAGCGATTTTTAATTGCAATGGCTACGCGGTTCATTTTTTGTCCTTGCTCAGTTTTATTTCCATTTCTATGAGTTCCTTTTCACGTAATATTTCAGTTTTCAATTCTTCTTCTGTCGGCAAATAGGGAATATATCTGGAAATATATATCTGCTTTTGTCCTTCCGGTAAAGTGTACTTTACAACAGCTTTGTTTTTCTCAGCACAAAGGAGTATGCCGATAGGTTCATTTTCTCCCTCTACCATCTGGGTTCTTTTATAATAATTGACATACATCTTTACCCAGTTAGATAACATCGCCTACCTCCTCTACGTAGTTCGCTATTCGATTTTTTAAATATCGTTTACCCCAAGAGGATTTTAGGTACTTTTCCCGTTTTGTTGCATCTTGTTGGTTTAAACATGCTTCGTAATAGACAAGTATAACTGGCAATCGGGATTTGGTTGAATGAACCTTTCCTTTATTATGTTCGTTCATCCGCTTAAGAAGATTATTAGTATAGCCAACGTAATAATAACCATCCTTTTCAGAAAGCAAAGTATATACATAATAAAAACTCATGCAGCTACCTCATATCTAACAGGGTAAATCTGTCCAATATCCTGATGGGTCAGTTTCCCTACCTTCAGGTCTATTAGCACAAAACAACGTGTGAGCCTGTTATAAAAAACAAGATCAATATAAAAATGGTCTCCATCGAGAGTAATCCTCTGCTGGCGTGCAACAAAAGAAAAACCTTTTCCCAATTCAAGCAAAAATTGCTGAAGCTTGTCTATCAATGCCTGCTCAATATCCTTTTCCAAATACCTCTCTTGTTTCTCTAAACCGAGGAACTCAAGCACATAGGGGTCTTTTACAATGTCCGCAGGAGATGCAATATGATGGCCCTTTTTTGCAAGTTCGAGCACTCCTTTTTTGTCCTTGCTCAATGCAAGCCGCTCAAAAAGCAGAGAGTTTATCTGTCTCTCAAGCTCTCTTGTACTCCAATTGCTTGTAATTGTTTCTTTTATGTAAAATTCACGGGCTTCCGGCTTTTCTATTTTTAACAACAACCTGTAATGTGTCCATGTCAATTCTCCACGCAGTGCGTGGAGATTCTGGAAGGAAAGATAAAATTGTCTCATGTACCAGAGATTGGTTTTATTAAATCCCTGACCGTATTCAACCGTCAGTCTTTTAGCAAGCTCTTCGATAAGAGATGCGCCATATTCAGCCCGCTGCTTACCTTGCTGTTCTTCC contains:
- a CDS encoding PDDEXK nuclease domain-containing protein, producing the protein MLSNWVKMYVNYYKRTQMVEGENEPIGILLCAEKNKAVVKYTLPEGQKQIYISRYIPYLPTEEELKTEILREKELIEMEIKLSKDKK
- a CDS encoding GIY-YIG nuclease family protein; translation: MSFYYVYTLLSEKDGYYYVGYTNNLLKRMNEHNKGKVHSTKSRLPVILVYYEACLNQQDATKREKYLKSSWGKRYLKNRIANYVEEVGDVI
- a CDS encoding PDDEXK nuclease domain-containing protein; translated protein: MKNSPASTIEQTYKSIKTVLEKARSKSFKAVNAAMVRAYWYIGKIIIEEEQQGKQRAEYGASLIEELAKRLTVEYGQGFNKTNLWYMRQFYLSFQNLHALRGELTWTHYRLLLKIEKPEAREFYIKETITSNWSTRELERQINSLLFERLALSKDKKGVLELAKKGHHIASPADIVKDPYVLEFLGLEKQERYLEKDIEQALIDKLQQFLLELGKGFSFVARQQRITLDGDHFYIDLVFYNRLTRCFVLIDLKVGKLTHQDIGQIYPVRYEVAA